A genomic region of Cannabis sativa cultivar Pink pepper isolate KNU-18-1 chromosome 1, ASM2916894v1, whole genome shotgun sequence contains the following coding sequences:
- the LOC133033682 gene encoding uncharacterized protein LOC133033682, which translates to MAVLYFIQCFLLSNTPDKEVSRFDLDVVDSGRWDEYCWGRESFELTIDSFKGRIQHGIIMKNRKAEKGGQYDGWYRALGCPWVFTVWFYECCPAMVNSFCKRVSSSTPRILNWSNTIVTKNPTLRDLKGKIFDLPLDKLKIKNMRPTDEERQQLQLDGLFLDESIDDRGVAKQSFEGGSSLKKSDSADIDWMKSKLEMVISNQSSLAEDFISLRCFVDLNFKSVMTVI; encoded by the exons ATGGCTGTTTTGTATTTCATtcagtgttttcttcttagcaatACTCCTGACAAAGAAGTGTCTAGGTTTGATCTAGATGTAGTGGATAGCGGTCGGTGGGACgagtattgttggggtagggaATCATTTGAATTAACAATTGACTCATTCAAAGGTAGGATCCAGCATGGgattattatgaaaaataggaAGGCAGAGAAGGGAGGCCAATATGATGGCTGGTATAGGGCATTGGGATGTCCTTGGGTTTTCACGGTTTGGTTTTATGAATGTTGTCCTGCAATGGTGAACTCTTTCTGTAAGAGAGTTTCATCTTCTACTCCAAGGATTCTGAACTGGAGCAACACCAtcgtcaccaaaaatccaactcTTCGAGACTTGAAGGGCAAGATTTTTGATTTACCTTTGGACAAG TTGAAGATAAAAAACATGCGTCCTACTGATGAAGAGAGGCAGCAGCTTCAACTTGACGGTTTATTTCTCGATGAATCTATTGATGACCGTGGTGTAGCGAAGCAATCCTTTGAGGGTGGGTCATCTTTAAAGAAGTCTGATTCAGCAGATATTGATTGGATGAAATCTAAGTTGGAGATGGTCATTTCGAATCAATCATCATTGGCCGAGGACTTCATTTCAttgaggtgttttgttgatCTTAATTTCAAATCCGTAATGACTGTAATTTAG